One stretch of Francisella sp. LA112445 DNA includes these proteins:
- a CDS encoding ABC transporter ATP-binding protein, with amino-acid sequence MSEKALEIKNLTKIYKGGFKAVNDISLDVNKGDFFALLGPNGAGKSTTLGMISSLVNKTSGQIKIFGHDIDNDFINARKHLGVMPQEVNLNLFEKPIDILITQAGFFGISRKEAIPYAEELLRKVDLYDKRNTQVRFLSGGMKRRLMVVRALIHKPKLLILDEPTAGVDVELRNSLWEMITEFHKEGLTVILTTHYLEEAESMCNRIALIHKGDVHVNTDMKSFLKTADQHTYIFDLKDKCLVDIKLSSGNVKLVDEYTLEVEVSKGVVLNEIFSELTNKYHLDVLDVRTKEAKLEKLFIDVARNK; translated from the coding sequence ATGAGTGAAAAAGCGTTAGAAATAAAAAATCTGACTAAAATCTACAAAGGTGGCTTTAAAGCCGTTAATGATATTAGTTTAGATGTAAATAAGGGAGATTTTTTTGCTCTTTTAGGTCCTAATGGAGCAGGCAAATCAACAACATTAGGGATGATCTCTTCTCTTGTAAATAAAACATCAGGTCAGATAAAAATATTTGGCCATGATATTGATAATGATTTTATAAATGCTAGAAAGCACTTAGGGGTTATGCCTCAGGAGGTAAACCTTAATCTCTTTGAAAAGCCTATAGATATTTTAATTACACAGGCAGGCTTTTTTGGGATTTCTAGAAAAGAGGCTATACCTTATGCAGAGGAGCTACTTAGAAAAGTTGATCTATATGATAAGAGAAATACTCAGGTAAGATTCTTATCAGGCGGGATGAAAAGAAGATTAATGGTAGTCAGAGCTTTGATACATAAACCAAAACTTTTAATATTAGATGAACCAACTGCAGGTGTTGATGTAGAGCTTAGAAACTCTTTATGGGAAATGATTACTGAGTTTCATAAAGAAGGCTTGACTGTAATCTTGACTACACACTACTTAGAAGAAGCTGAATCTATGTGTAATCGTATTGCTCTTATCCATAAGGGTGATGTTCATGTAAATACAGATATGAAAAGTTTCCTAAAAACAGCAGATCAGCATACTTATATCTTTGATTTAAAAGATAAATGCCTAGTGGATATTAAGCTTAGTTCTGGTAATGTAAAGTTGGTTGATGAGTATACGCTGGAAGTAGAAGTTTCAAAAGGTGTTGTGTTAAATGAGATTTTTTCAGAATTGACAAATAAGTATCATCTAGATGTATTAGATGTACGTACTAAAGAAGCAAAACTAGAAAAATTATTTATAGATGTTGCAAGGAATAAATAG
- a CDS encoding cupin domain-containing protein: MSENSLHSSIYDIFPKSSNDEVFIDILNHRNVSIEKIISYGQVTDTNKPYIQDHDEWVLVLKGKTKLKLETKEYNLDEGEYLLIPKNTKHWVTYTANPTIWLAIHLKGK; the protein is encoded by the coding sequence ATGAGTGAAAATAGTTTACATAGTAGTATTTATGATATCTTTCCAAAGTCTTCTAACGATGAGGTTTTCATAGATATTTTAAATCATAGAAATGTCAGCATCGAGAAAATTATTTCTTATGGGCAAGTTACAGATACTAATAAACCATACATCCAAGATCACGATGAATGGGTTTTAGTATTAAAAGGTAAGACAAAACTAAAACTAGAAACTAAAGAATATAATCTTGATGAAGGCGAGTACCTATTAATTCCTAAAAATACTAAACACTGGGTCACCTATACTGCTAATCCAACTATATGGTTAGCTATACATCTAAAAGGAAAATAA
- a CDS encoding ABC transporter permease, whose amino-acid sequence MNLKDYWITYVTIFSRECKRMFRIWPQTLLPSVITIILYFLIFGKVVGSRIGSMGDGITYMQYITPGLIIMAVIQNSYGNVVSSFFGIRFSKAIEELLVSPVSNHVIVLGYISGGIFRGIIVGILVSIAAFALDGFSTIHSVFLVLAGFIFCGALFSLGGLINAIFSQKFDDTTIFPTFILAPLIYLGGVFYNINNLTGFWHFISSCNPLFYIVDFVRYGFIGVSTVNPYYAFTAIIIFTFLLYYLCWYLLEKGIRLKS is encoded by the coding sequence ATGAATTTAAAAGATTATTGGATAACTTACGTAACGATCTTTAGTCGTGAATGTAAAAGGATGTTCAGAATTTGGCCACAGACATTATTACCATCAGTTATAACTATCATTTTATATTTTTTGATATTTGGTAAAGTGGTTGGATCGCGTATTGGTTCTATGGGAGATGGTATTACTTATATGCAGTACATCACACCTGGTCTTATTATTATGGCGGTGATTCAAAACTCGTATGGTAATGTTGTAAGCTCCTTCTTTGGGATACGTTTTAGTAAGGCTATTGAAGAGTTGTTAGTTTCTCCTGTAAGTAACCATGTAATAGTTCTAGGTTATATCTCAGGAGGAATTTTTAGAGGTATTATTGTTGGTATATTAGTAAGTATTGCAGCATTTGCATTAGATGGCTTTAGTACTATTCATAGTGTATTTTTAGTGTTAGCTGGGTTTATATTCTGTGGGGCATTGTTTTCACTTGGAGGTCTAATAAATGCTATATTTTCGCAGAAGTTTGATGATACTACGATATTCCCAACATTTATATTAGCACCTCTTATTTACTTAGGAGGGGTTTTCTATAATATAAATAACCTTACAGGTTTTTGGCACTTTATATCTTCATGTAATCCATTATTTTATATAGTTGATTTTGTTAGATATGGATTTATTGGTGTTTCGACTGTTAATCCATATTATGCATTTACAGCAATTATTATCTTTACATTCTTATTGTATTATCTTTGCTGGTACTTATTAGAAAAAGGTATTCGTTTGAAATCATAG
- a CDS encoding TSUP family transporter: MQEFFANHFFILCSFIILMGFLASFIDAIAGGGGLISIPALSMTGLPIVMVLGTNKLQASIGTAMATFKYYKNGLINFKTVLRGLIAGFIGASLGTILAVVIHNDFMNKLVPILLIVVFIFSIVNKNLGVNQGKKKMSEVAFFILFGFLLGAYDGFFGPGTGNFWIIAIVYFLGYTFLQASGYAKVLNLKSNVFSLIIFILSGHVNYIFGFLMAIGSFFGGIVGSRMVILKGSKLVRPIFIVVVGLSIIFMIKKTYF; the protein is encoded by the coding sequence ATGCAGGAATTTTTTGCAAACCATTTTTTTATATTATGCTCGTTTATAATATTGATGGGTTTTTTAGCTAGTTTTATTGATGCTATTGCTGGAGGGGGTGGTCTTATAAGTATTCCAGCTTTGAGTATGACTGGTTTACCAATTGTAATGGTTTTAGGTACAAATAAGCTTCAAGCTAGTATTGGTACAGCTATGGCAACTTTTAAGTATTATAAAAATGGTTTGATAAATTTTAAAACAGTATTGCGAGGTTTGATTGCTGGCTTTATTGGTGCATCTTTGGGTACGATATTGGCTGTTGTGATTCATAATGATTTTATGAATAAACTTGTTCCAATACTCTTAATAGTTGTTTTCATTTTTAGTATTGTAAATAAAAACCTTGGGGTCAATCAAGGCAAAAAAAAGATGTCAGAAGTGGCATTTTTTATATTATTTGGATTTTTGTTGGGAGCATATGATGGTTTTTTTGGTCCAGGTACAGGTAACTTTTGGATTATTGCAATTGTGTATTTTCTTGGTTATACATTCTTACAAGCTTCTGGATATGCCAAAGTATTAAATTTAAAGAGTAATGTATTTTCACTTATTATATTTATTTTATCAGGACATGTGAATTATATATTTGGATTCTTAATGGCTATAGGAAGTTTCTTTGGTGGTATTGTAGGATCTAGAATGGTTATATTAAAAGGATCAAAGCTTGTTAGACCTATATTTATAGTTGTGGTTGGTTTAAGTATTATCTTTATGATAAAAAAGACATATTTCTAA